A stretch of the Vibrio sp. SS-MA-C1-2 genome encodes the following:
- a CDS encoding DUF6444 domain-containing protein: protein MLIDELWEQLRHYEDKLTTSSQNSSKSPSSDSPKVRHERKKMNALVVAIREELKKATQGINENSHH from the coding sequence GTGCTTATTGATGAGCTGTGGGAACAGCTCCGACATTATGAAGATAAACTAACTACTAGCTCACAAAACTCGTCAAAATCCCCCTCATCAGACAGCCCTAAAGTTCGCCATGAGCGAAAAAAGATGAATGCTCTGGTGGTCGCAATTCGAGAGGAGCTAAAGAAGGCCACACAGGGCATCAACGAAAACTCTCACCACTGA
- the tnpC gene encoding IS66 family transposase (programmed frameshift): MTRKKSPKFQDAPPKVSDLNEAKVLIDELWEQLRHYEDKLTTRSQNSSKSPSSDSPKVRHERKKNECSGGRNSRGAKEGHTGHQRKLSPLKATDVIIDCFPDICPCCAQSDIDVHGGPYYRHQVFDIPKPTVDITEYRLFSGQCRHCKETVKAQKPSNVPQGIIGPNLLSYIGVLAGQYHLSVRKIQSLLKEQLGSTFSIGAISEAQTKVASMLTPLHQAIKQALKKAPLVHADETSHHRNDEKSLRWCWLVASDDLVYEQILYSRSTSSAKKVIDENYTGIVVSDQCPSYNWIAADHHQLCWAHVKRNLQQMADYSGGGHTAYIGKHLCLLTNTIFHTRHRYEQGELGYSLYLRRMHRLQKSFDHWLSKGTDVMVKRYRGRCKLLLKHRESLWVFLKKTSIPLTNNEAERCIRGFVIQRKISFGTTSDAGDKFRSRIHTLIETCKKRGLSAMSVLSDIITSVVEKKPYPNVFDL, encoded by the exons ATGACTAGAAAAAAATCCCCTAAATTCCAAGATGCACCACCTAAAGTCTCTGATTTAAATGAGGCTAAGGTGCTTATTGATGAGCTGTGGGAACAGCTCCGACATTATGAAGATAAACTAACTACTCGCTCACAAAACTCGTCAAAATCCCCCTCATCAGACAGCCCTAAAGTTCGCCATGAGCGAAAAAAGA ATGAATGCTCTGGTGGTCGCAATTCGAGAGGAGCTAAAGAAGGCCACACAGGGCATCAACGAAAACTCTCACCACTGAAAGCAACTGATGTTATTATTGATTGCTTCCCGGATATTTGTCCTTGTTGCGCTCAGTCCGATATTGATGTTCATGGTGGACCTTACTACCGTCATCAAGTCTTTGATATACCTAAGCCAACTGTTGATATCACCGAATACCGTTTATTCTCAGGTCAATGCCGCCATTGCAAAGAAACAGTGAAGGCGCAAAAGCCTAGCAATGTACCACAAGGGATTATCGGTCCCAATTTATTAAGCTACATTGGTGTGCTTGCTGGACAATATCACCTCAGCGTTCGAAAAATCCAATCACTGCTCAAAGAGCAGCTTGGCTCAACCTTTTCTATTGGTGCGATTAGCGAAGCGCAAACAAAAGTCGCTTCAATGCTGACTCCATTGCACCAAGCAATAAAGCAAGCGTTAAAGAAAGCGCCTTTGGTTCATGCTGATGAAACCTCACACCACCGAAATGATGAAAAAAGCCTTCGTTGGTGCTGGTTAGTGGCCAGTGATGACCTTGTCTATGAACAAATACTGTATTCACGCTCGACCTCATCAGCGAAAAAGGTCATTGATGAAAACTATACAGGCATTGTGGTCAGCGACCAGTGCCCAAGTTATAACTGGATAGCTGCAGACCATCATCAGTTATGTTGGGCACATGTGAAACGCAACCTTCAACAAATGGCAGATTATAGTGGTGGTGGCCATACTGCTTATATTGGCAAACATCTTTGTTTGTTAACAAACACCATTTTCCATACTCGGCATCGTTATGAGCAAGGTGAATTGGGTTACTCACTGTATTTAAGGCGAATGCACAGGCTACAAAAATCATTCGATCATTGGTTGAGCAAAGGGACAGATGTCATGGTCAAGCGGTATCGGGGTCGCTGTAAATTACTGCTTAAACATAGAGAAAGCTTGTGGGTTTTCTTGAAGAAAACATCAATCCCCTTAACTAATAATGAAGCTGAGCGATGTATTAGAGGTTTCGTCATTCAAAGGAAAATCAGCTTTGGAACGACCTCGGATGCAGGTGATAAATTCCGTAGTCGTATTCATACACTTATCGAGACCTGCAAAAAACGAGGCTTATCAGCAATGTCAGTGCTGAGCGATATCATCACATCAGTCGTTGAGAAGAAACCGTACCCAAATGTCTTTGATCTTTAG
- a CDS encoding transposase translates to MPRTHGYSDKGTRCYGVHNWQSKGRVKVIGAIINHLFLTFSIFSGNINSDVFHSWVEQDLLPKAPKESVIIMDNASFHKRTDTLRLIEEAGITILWLPPYSPELNPIEKSGQK, encoded by the coding sequence ATGCCTAGAACTCACGGTTACTCCGATAAAGGAACTCGATGTTATGGAGTACACAATTGGCAGTCAAAGGGGCGGGTTAAAGTCATTGGTGCGATCATTAATCATCTATTCTTAACGTTTTCCATTTTTAGTGGAAACATTAACTCTGATGTATTTCATAGCTGGGTGGAACAAGACCTCTTGCCTAAAGCGCCCAAAGAGTCAGTTATAATAATGGATAACGCGAGTTTTCATAAAAGGACAGATACATTAAGGTTAATAGAAGAGGCTGGTATCACTATTTTATGGTTACCGCCTTATAGTCCAGAACTTAATCCAATAGAGAAAAGTGGGCAAAAATAA
- a CDS encoding DUF58 domain-containing protein, with protein sequence MDWKSSSRASKKMVRVYTEETDRPAVIVCDQREPLFFGSQKYTKSVVAAQVATFMAWLMLDKGDRVGGIILSETAPFVLKPKRSTKNVIHYT encoded by the coding sequence ATTGATTGGAAGTCATCATCTCGAGCCAGTAAAAAAATGGTACGTGTTTATACAGAAGAGACGGATAGACCTGCGGTTATCGTTTGTGATCAACGTGAACCATTGTTCTTTGGTAGTCAAAAATATACTAAGTCGGTGGTTGCAGCACAAGTTGCAACATTTATGGCGTGGTTAATGCTTGATAAAGGGGATCGTGTTGGTGGTATTATACTAAGTGAAACAGCACCTTTTGTATTAAAACCTAAACGTTCAACTAAAAATGTTATTCACTATACTTAA
- a CDS encoding VWA domain-containing protein translates to MISRWQGLEALLDKFAHQRTGDRLGLIAFGSGAYLQVPFTTKIDTWQMMLDSMDAEIAGPTTAIGDAIGL, encoded by the coding sequence TTGATTAGTCGCTGGCAAGGTTTAGAAGCGTTACTGGATAAATTTGCTCATCAAAGAACGGGTGATCGTTTAGGGCTTATTGCTTTTGGCTCTGGTGCCTATTTGCAAGTTCCTTTTACCACGAAAATTGATACGTGGCAGATGATGTTAGACAGTATGGATGCTGAAATTGCAGGTCCAACCACTGCCATTGGTGATGCAATTGGACTTTAA
- a CDS encoding VWA domain-containing protein: protein MRAFEHSSAKQKTLLLFTDGSDTASRLPPVEAAKVAKTRGINVFTIAIGNPNTKMKDKKVDVTTLQIRWPTSLMVKVILRWGTRPYNRCT, encoded by the coding sequence ATCCGTGCATTTGAGCATTCAAGTGCAAAACAAAAAACGTTATTATTATTTACTGATGGTAGTGATACTGCAAGTCGACTTCCTCCGGTTGAAGCTGCAAAGGTGGCCAAAACAAGAGGAATTAATGTTTTTACCATTGCTATTGGTAACCCAAATACTAAAATGAAAGATAAAAAGGTCGATGTAACAACCCTTCAAATCAGGTGGCCAACATCACTGATGGTAAAAGTTATATTGCGATGGGGAACCAGGCCTTACAATCGTTGTACTTAA
- a CDS encoding BatD family protein: MVNQQVNFVNVLLATPSYFLEGTDYKLPLMKNALVLSQLSSNVSSGTSYIDDNKRYASQHISFQIYPNKSGVFSIPSMSFTVATVADNKGKQYQKEGDDISRWFL, from the coding sequence GTGGTCAATCAACAAGTTAACTTTGTGAATGTTTTACTTGCGACGCCCAGTTACTTTTTAGAGGGTACTGACTATAAATTACCTTTGATGAAGAATGCGCTTGTATTATCACAGTTATCATCGAATGTGAGCAGTGGTACTAGCTATATCGATGATAACAAACGCTACGCCAGTCAGCATATTAGTTTTCAGATTTATCCTAACAAAAGTGGTGTTTTCTCAATTCCGTCTATGTCATTTACGGTAGCCACAGTCGCTGATAATAAGGGAAAGCAGTATCAAAAAGAAGGTGACGACATCAGCCGATGGTTTTTATAG
- a CDS encoding IS4 family transposase, with translation MSLFNTEQWAANHFANTELGDKRRTDRLKQVASQLASAAGKSLARTCEGDESKLEGAYRLIRNENVSASVIRANGFNCTAQLAADVPEILALEDTTSLSYRHSVAPQLGKLGKETDTSRGWWVHSVMLLDSSTSKTLGLIHQDWWCRPNDPNDADEKESGKWADASHFTRQRLKTHMSRVISVCDREADIMSYLADKQSHAERFVVRAKHSRKLIDESKLFAHMDSQPMTGGYTVAIPQKGMKDARGKTKNRVSRTANLTLKASSVTVKFNGQEHILNAVYAQESGTTQENEKLSWLLLTSEPIDTLEQQLHIIDIYTTRWRIEDFHKAWKTGAGVERLRMTSPDNLERAASILAFVGIRLLQLREIMTLSLYLRKKGKREEAEELEKQSCHHVLEKDEWRILMQHYKPRGHKGKNAPSLKWAYQSIAKLGGFTDTKRTGMASWTTIWEGWDKLQSQVQGYRVAKAIFEAEGSL, from the coding sequence ATGTCACTTTTTAACACTGAACAATGGGCGGCTAATCATTTTGCAAATACAGAGCTAGGTGATAAACGCAGAACTGATAGACTTAAACAAGTCGCTTCTCAGTTAGCGTCTGCGGCTGGCAAGTCTCTCGCACGGACGTGCGAGGGAGATGAATCTAAATTAGAAGGAGCTTATCGCTTGATCCGGAATGAAAATGTCAGCGCGTCCGTCATTAGAGCCAATGGGTTTAATTGTACCGCTCAATTGGCCGCCGATGTCCCAGAAATACTGGCTCTAGAAGACACAACATCATTAAGCTATCGACACAGTGTTGCTCCTCAATTGGGCAAGCTCGGTAAGGAAACAGATACCTCTCGTGGTTGGTGGGTTCATTCTGTGATGTTGCTTGATAGTTCGACTTCAAAGACCTTGGGGTTAATACATCAAGACTGGTGGTGCCGACCAAATGACCCAAATGATGCTGACGAAAAAGAAAGTGGTAAATGGGCAGACGCTTCTCATTTTACTCGGCAGAGGCTTAAAACTCATATGTCACGTGTTATATCCGTCTGTGACAGAGAAGCAGACATAATGAGCTATCTCGCTGATAAACAATCACATGCCGAACGTTTTGTGGTTAGAGCTAAGCACTCAAGAAAACTCATTGATGAGAGCAAGCTATTTGCGCATATGGACAGTCAACCAATGACTGGCGGATATACCGTGGCTATACCTCAAAAAGGGATGAAAGATGCTCGCGGTAAGACGAAAAACAGAGTATCTCGCACAGCAAATTTAACGCTAAAAGCTAGCTCTGTCACCGTTAAGTTTAATGGGCAAGAGCACATTCTTAATGCGGTATATGCACAAGAGTCAGGAACGACACAAGAAAACGAGAAGCTCTCTTGGTTACTTTTGACGAGTGAGCCGATAGATACGCTAGAGCAACAGCTCCATATTATTGATATTTATACAACTCGATGGCGTATTGAGGACTTTCATAAAGCCTGGAAAACAGGTGCTGGTGTAGAAAGATTACGCATGACCTCCCCCGATAATTTAGAGCGAGCAGCCTCAATCCTAGCGTTTGTGGGCATTCGGTTGCTCCAACTTCGAGAAATTATGACTCTATCTTTGTACCTGCGAAAAAAAGGGAAGAGAGAAGAGGCTGAAGAACTAGAGAAGCAGAGTTGCCACCATGTATTAGAAAAAGATGAGTGGCGCATTTTAATGCAACACTACAAGCCCAGAGGACACAAAGGAAAAAATGCCCCGAGCTTGAAGTGGGCGTATCAATCCATAGCAAAACTTGGTGGTTTCACAGATACTAAAAGGACAGGAATGGCAAGTTGGACAACGATTTGGGAGGGTTGGGATAAGCTGCAATCGCAAGTTCAAGGCTACCGAGTGGCCAAGGCGATCTTTGAAGCGGAAGGATCGCTATGA
- a CDS encoding spermidine synthase, translating into MNTRVYAYATILATFLTGLAIGNFFASRKKITINQAWNKLALVTILSSLTAIIPIYFVNANITQLQLTIKHAVYDFTQLQMTANLVSFLFISAFFVIIPTFFFGCVFPYALRIAKSEHTISDQSGKLLAANTIAGVLASVLITFIAIPMIGIIWTIKVIAFISLIAGIYCLLRSHEKSKVVITCATVLFIGLVILPHDKLVQLLLDKEGGHLIWYNEGIGNTVAVIEQGQEPRTFRRLFIQGVSNTGDIMASKRYMRLQTYLPLLIHDNNPKSALVIALGTGITAGAMTNYPTLEHRDVFELLPEVIEGTKYFSGNYNVGANPNINIIAGDGRHQLMKSDHTYDMITLEPPPPTAVGVSNLYSADFYKLAKKHLNKGGMLAQWWPIATQTVNGSKSIVSTMLSQFRYVSLWSTEMHEMLLIGSDTPQKIDSAHINNVMLQSPKLRESLKEVGISNSSQLLATYMADTEALKEFVNNAPLITDNYPLLEFDPWSNESVITEIMPTLLKMQSLPPSLPQKLKISVDKEQQNLRFFYIAGMAAYEGQEKIGAQYMKWVFDNNPDNAYFQWFNPKRK; encoded by the coding sequence TTGAATACACGCGTTTATGCTTATGCAACTATTCTTGCCACATTTTTAACAGGATTGGCGATTGGCAACTTCTTTGCAAGTCGCAAAAAAATCACAATTAATCAAGCGTGGAATAAGTTAGCACTCGTCACTATTCTTTCTTCTTTAACGGCTATTATCCCAATATACTTTGTTAATGCTAATATTACACAATTACAATTAACAATTAAACATGCCGTTTATGACTTTACTCAACTACAGATGACAGCTAATTTAGTATCCTTTTTATTCATATCTGCTTTCTTTGTTATTATTCCAACATTTTTTTTCGGTTGTGTATTTCCTTATGCTCTGCGAATTGCAAAATCTGAACATACGATATCTGACCAATCTGGTAAATTACTTGCCGCAAATACAATTGCTGGTGTATTAGCTTCAGTATTGATTACTTTTATAGCAATACCAATGATTGGTATTATATGGACAATTAAAGTCATTGCTTTTATCTCATTAATTGCGGGAATTTATTGCTTACTCAGAAGTCATGAAAAATCAAAAGTAGTTATAACTTGTGCTACTGTCTTGTTTATTGGGTTAGTTATTCTTCCTCATGATAAATTAGTCCAGCTACTTCTAGACAAAGAAGGCGGCCATCTTATTTGGTATAATGAAGGTATTGGAAATACTGTCGCTGTGATAGAGCAAGGGCAAGAACCTAGAACATTCCGCCGTCTATTTATCCAGGGGGTATCTAATACTGGGGATATTATGGCTTCAAAACGTTATATGCGTTTACAAACTTATTTACCCCTATTAATCCATGACAATAACCCTAAATCAGCTTTAGTGATTGCATTAGGAACAGGCATTACAGCGGGTGCAATGACAAATTATCCAACATTAGAGCATCGTGATGTTTTTGAGTTATTACCAGAAGTGATCGAAGGCACAAAATATTTTTCAGGCAACTATAATGTCGGTGCTAATCCAAATATTAATATTATTGCTGGTGATGGACGACACCAATTGATGAAAAGTGATCATACTTACGATATGATTACTCTTGAACCACCACCACCAACAGCTGTAGGTGTTTCTAATTTATATTCAGCCGATTTTTATAAACTAGCTAAAAAACACTTAAATAAAGGAGGGATGCTTGCTCAGTGGTGGCCAATTGCAACACAAACTGTGAATGGTTCTAAATCCATAGTTTCCACCATGTTATCACAATTTAGATATGTTTCATTATGGTCGACAGAAATGCATGAAATGTTGTTAATTGGTTCTGACACACCACAAAAAATAGACTCTGCTCATATTAATAATGTAATGTTGCAATCACCAAAATTAAGAGAATCATTAAAAGAAGTTGGTATTTCAAATAGTAGTCAGCTACTCGCTACTTATATGGCAGATACTGAGGCACTGAAAGAATTTGTTAATAATGCACCTTTAATTACTGATAATTATCCATTATTAGAATTTGACCCATGGTCAAATGAATCAGTTATAACGGAAATTATGCCAACATTATTAAAAATGCAGTCATTGCCTCCCTCTTTACCTCAAAAACTAAAAATATCCGTTGATAAAGAGCAACAAAATTTACGATTTTTTTATATAGCGGGAATGGCCGCGTATGAAGGACAGGAGAAAATTGGTGCTCAATATATGAAGTGGGTGTTTGATAATAACCCTGATAACGCATACTTTCAGTGGTTTAATCCCAAAAGAAAATAG
- a CDS encoding DUF6444 domain-containing protein: MSTYEDKLTTSSKNSSKSPSSDSPKDRHERKKMNALVVAIREELKKATQGINENSHH; this comes from the coding sequence GTGTCCACTTATGAAGATAAACTCACCACTAGCTCCAAAAACTCTTCAAAATCTCCCTCATCAGATAGCCCTAAAGATCGCCATGAGCGAAAAAAGATGAATGCTCTGGTGGTCGCAATTCGAGAGGAGCTAAAGAAGGCCACACAGGGCATCAACGAAAACTCTCACCACTGA
- the tnpC gene encoding IS66 family transposase: protein MDCFPDTCPCCAQSDIDVHGGPYYRRHQVFDIPKPTVDITEYRLFSGQCRHCNETVKAQKPDNVSQGIIGPNLLSCMGVLAGQYHLSVRKIQSLLKEQLGTTFSVGAISEAQTKVASMLTPLHQAIKHALKKAPLVHADETSHHRNDEQSLRWCWLVASDDLVYEQILYSRSTSSAKKVIDENYTGIVVSDQCPSYNWIAANRHQLCWAHVKRNLQQMADYSGGGHTAYIGKHLCLLTNVIFHTRHRYEQGKLDYSLYLRRMHRLQKSFDHWLSKGTGVMVKRYRGRCKLLLKHKESLWVFLKKTSIPLTNNEAERCIRGFVIQRKISFGTTSDAGDKFRSRIHTLIETCKKRGLSAMSVLSDIITSVVEKKPYPNVFDL, encoded by the coding sequence ATCGATTGCTTCCCAGATACTTGTCCTTGTTGTGCTCAGTCTGATATTGATGTTCATGGTGGACCTTACTACCGCCGTCATCAAGTTTTTGATATACCTAAGCCCACTGTTGATATCACCGAATACCGTTTATTCTCAGGTCAATGCCGCCACTGTAATGAGACAGTGAAAGCGCAAAAGCCTGACAATGTATCACAAGGGATCATCGGTCCCAATTTATTAAGCTGCATGGGTGTGCTTGCAGGACAATATCACCTCAGCGTTCGAAAAATTCAATCACTGCTCAAAGAGCAGCTTGGCACAACCTTTTCTGTTGGTGCGATTAGCGAAGCGCAAACAAAAGTCGCTTCAATGTTGACGCCATTACATCAAGCAATAAAACACGCGTTAAAGAAAGCGCCTTTGGTTCATGCTGACGAAACCTCACACCACCGAAATGATGAACAAAGCCTTCGTTGGTGTTGGTTAGTGGCCAGTGATGACCTTGTCTATGAACAAATACTGTATTCACGCTCGACCTCATCAGCGAAAAAGGTCATTGATGAAAACTATACAGGTATTGTGGTCAGCGACCAGTGCCCAAGCTATAACTGGATAGCCGCAAACCGTCATCAGTTATGTTGGGCGCATGTGAAGCGTAACCTTCAACAAATGGCGGATTATAGTGGCGGTGGCCATACTGCTTATATTGGCAAACACCTTTGTTTACTGACAAACGTCATTTTCCATACTCGGCATCGTTACGAGCAAGGTAAATTGGATTATTCACTGTACTTAAGGCGAATGCACAGGCTACAAAAATCATTTGATCATTGGTTGAGCAAAGGGACAGGTGTCATGGTCAAGCGGTATCGGGGGCGATGTAAATTACTGCTCAAACATAAAGAAAGTTTGTGGGTTTTCCTCAAGAAAACATCAATCCCCTTAACCAATAATGAAGCTGAGCGATGTATTAGAGGTTTTGTCATTCAAAGGAAAATCAGTTTCGGAACGACCTCGGATGCAGGCGATAAATTCCGTAGCCGTATTCATACACTTATCGAAACCTGCAAAAAACGTGGCTTATCAGCAATGTCAGTGCTGAGCGATATCATCACATCAGTCGTTGAGAAGAAACCGTACCCGAACGTCTTTGATCTTTAG
- a CDS encoding arylsulfatase gives MLKRNLIASLMLVGLSVPTITAQAATEKPNILVMWGDDIGLQNISFWNNGLMGYNTPNIDRVANEGVTFTDYYGEQSCTAGRSSFITGQAGLRTGMTKVGLPGAPQGQAADDVTIAEIMKNQGYVTGQFGKNHLGDRDENLPTAHGFDEFYGFLYHLNAMQEPEDQDYPTDPEFLNKYGPRGVIHSFADGKVKDTGPLTIKRMETVDQDITARAIKFMDKSVAENKPFFVWWNASRMHMFTHISDEWRGASGQGFYNDGMVQHDHDIGVLLDYLDNKGIADNTIVIYGTDNGPHFNEWPDGAITNFRSEKETNWEGAYRVPMMIRWPDGDISGGKILNGMMSHLDWLPTLAAAAGDQDVKSKLLEGGYKANNKEFKVHLDGYNQLPYLQGKVKESARKEFIYYNADAQIVAIRYDQDKYQTGTPNMSGSSGDANKVTPNGVSTAWKIVYGEQRERTAKLWAEPFTWLRLPKIFNLRRDPFERADNNSNVYWDWHFNHIFVFYKANELVKEHLMTYKDYPPSQRPGSFTMSGASDMVYDKFGIGPGESKVDK, from the coding sequence ATGTTAAAGCGTAATTTAATTGCAAGCCTGATGTTAGTTGGATTGAGTGTCCCAACTATTACGGCACAAGCTGCAACAGAAAAACCCAATATACTAGTTATGTGGGGAGATGATATTGGGTTACAAAATATTAGTTTTTGGAATAACGGATTAATGGGATATAACACCCCCAATATTGATAGAGTTGCAAATGAAGGAGTGACTTTTACCGATTATTATGGAGAACAATCATGCACAGCCGGCCGTTCATCTTTTATTACGGGGCAAGCTGGATTGAGAACGGGTATGACTAAAGTTGGTCTTCCTGGAGCACCCCAAGGGCAAGCTGCAGATGATGTTACCATCGCAGAAATAATGAAGAATCAAGGCTATGTTACTGGTCAATTTGGTAAAAACCACTTAGGTGATAGAGATGAAAATCTACCTACTGCACATGGTTTTGATGAGTTCTATGGCTTTTTATACCATTTAAATGCTATGCAAGAACCTGAAGATCAAGATTATCCAACTGACCCAGAATTCTTAAATAAATATGGGCCTCGTGGTGTTATTCATTCTTTTGCTGATGGTAAAGTTAAAGATACGGGACCATTAACAATCAAGCGCATGGAAACAGTAGATCAGGATATCACCGCTAGAGCCATAAAATTTATGGATAAGTCGGTAGCTGAAAATAAACCATTCTTTGTTTGGTGGAATGCATCACGTATGCATATGTTTACTCACATTAGCGATGAATGGAGAGGAGCATCCGGTCAAGGTTTCTATAATGATGGAATGGTGCAACATGATCATGATATTGGTGTTTTATTAGATTATCTAGATAATAAAGGTATTGCTGATAATACAATTGTTATTTATGGTACTGATAATGGGCCACATTTCAATGAATGGCCAGATGGGGCAATTACAAACTTCCGCTCAGAAAAAGAAACAAACTGGGAAGGTGCTTATCGTGTACCAATGATGATACGCTGGCCTGATGGTGATATCTCTGGTGGTAAGATTCTAAATGGAATGATGAGTCATTTGGATTGGTTACCTACATTAGCTGCTGCAGCTGGCGACCAAGATGTGAAATCGAAGCTATTAGAAGGTGGATATAAAGCCAATAATAAGGAATTTAAAGTTCATTTAGACGGTTATAATCAATTGCCTTATTTACAAGGAAAAGTAAAAGAATCTGCACGTAAAGAATTCATTTATTACAATGCAGATGCTCAAATAGTAGCAATTCGTTACGACCAAGATAAATATCAAACAGGCACGCCAAATATGAGTGGTTCATCTGGTGATGCAAATAAAGTAACACCAAATGGGGTATCGACTGCTTGGAAGATTGTTTATGGTGAGCAGCGAGAAAGAACTGCTAAATTATGGGCAGAACCATTTACTTGGTTAAGACTACCTAAGATATTTAACTTAAGACGAGACCCATTTGAAAGAGCTGATAATAATTCAAATGTTTATTGGGATTGGCATTTTAATCACATTTTTGTTTTCTATAAAGCAAATGAATTAGTTAAAGAACACTTAATGACATATAAAGATTATCCACCATCGCAACGACCTGGCTCATTTACAATGTCAGGAGCAAGTGACATGGTGTATGATAAATTTGGTATCGGTCCTGGAGAATCTAAAGTCGATAAATAA